From one Phocaeicola salanitronis DSM 18170 genomic stretch:
- a CDS encoding response regulator has protein sequence MAGAKTYKTSEYGGVKYFFSLAMTVFLDLLAGVCGRLSLFALLAMFSLPVSARFDIVGKKITFENGLPDNNIRCIVQDDEGYMWFGSLYGLYRYDGYRYFHYVRATEGNGELLPNNHIESIENVGNGKLLIRCSGWQFVLFNTGTYLFEPCTSEMAMKMIARATAPNQFSDNCGNQIKYNPLTGKIHYIRAGRQTESFSLKVVSDDMMRLHQDYKINVITTPDGLVWISTNGNGFFIYNLDTEVSEHFTSENSPSFMTSNFIVSMTMSEDGAIWLAFNRSGIARLESEEAKCRIVNMGLSGDLINSNEIKVLSKLCDGRILVANDGGRICALTDSTQLASLGKDFPEGLEYLTAGITPDSVTWIGTRNNGLFLNGMCYRHDASDSRSIGSDRIVTAIYDHCNRIWVGGSDSLFDLAVPVVGEKGRVSYTFRHFFQETGKFGVRCMMSDYLNNIWVATTIGVIVFNPDSLVVNPQAYKVYSFGGKSMGGNRVNSLVEDRQHRVWIGTASEGLFYAENSAEAHLNGPVFYRIENSQLVNNKIQVLACDGRDNIWIGTENGLYYYRRGGEPVACLRFETRYLRNIYQNNCAAELSGGRMAFGTCDGIVIVNEENMLVQNDCGRLVITDIEVNGNTIYPDLSNGEEGGRWKQVSDLNLRSHETSFSIYFSDLSYRHTTRYSYMLEGYDNQWYVSDNLNFASYRNLPSGSYVFRVRASTPSGKVSERIVSIHIAAPWYAAWWFRLLLFVIVMTVCCVVYYNRQRALALREKAQAEKMSTEYRLKFFTNISHEFRTPLTLIHASIDKLLNSGNMPESLLPSAAIMRRNVERLRRLIDQLMEFRRMENNCLELRLEKTDAIPFLYAIWQAFCDKAESRDIHYEFICSLTHCDMYIDKGYVDKIAYNLLSNAFKYTPVGGKITLAVRLEMQNLVVEVADNGIGVPQEKRADLFKRFNHSMMNGDSMGIGLNLTAELVQTHHGTLTFHDTENQPSGATFVLTLPLDKSVYKPEEFMYQSPLIDGKTADGDVLSKHPVAVNGTFLNGYTVLVVEDDRDTQDFLAAELSDYFHVRTANDGKEAVAMLHDQLPDLVVTDCVMPNLDGIGLLRHIRHSAYKYLPVIMLTAVDGMEGRIKGISSGADVYMAKPFSTRELVVQCVSILQRHEQLKVSYSQVEVEQKVKMPELIIEERDREFMLKLDAYIKEHLSETDLNVDRLAKAMGYGRTKFYQRVNALAGCSPKEYIRKIRIEQAALLLRDDHITVAEVSYRVGFGTPQYLTTVFKSYYGVSPLHYKQQGNQAE, from the coding sequence ATGGCAGGGGCTAAAACATATAAGACATCAGAATACGGGGGCGTGAAGTATTTCTTCTCGCTTGCCATGACTGTATTTTTAGATTTATTGGCTGGCGTTTGTGGCAGGCTTTCCTTATTTGCTTTATTGGCGATGTTTTCACTTCCAGTCAGTGCCCGGTTCGATATTGTTGGTAAGAAGATTACGTTTGAAAACGGATTACCGGATAATAATATCCGTTGCATCGTTCAAGATGATGAAGGCTATATGTGGTTTGGGTCATTGTACGGACTATACAGGTATGATGGTTATCGGTATTTTCATTATGTGCGGGCTACAGAAGGTAATGGGGAGTTGTTGCCAAACAATCATATTGAAAGCATTGAGAATGTCGGAAACGGTAAGTTGCTTATCCGTTGTAGCGGTTGGCAATTTGTATTATTCAACACCGGTACTTACCTGTTTGAACCTTGTACGTCAGAAATGGCTATGAAGATGATAGCACGGGCAACCGCTCCGAATCAGTTTTCAGACAATTGTGGCAATCAGATTAAATATAATCCTTTGACGGGAAAAATTCATTATATTCGGGCAGGAAGACAAACGGAAAGTTTTTCATTGAAAGTAGTCTCAGATGATATGATGCGGCTGCATCAGGATTACAAAATAAATGTCATAACCACTCCGGATGGATTAGTGTGGATATCGACTAATGGCAATGGCTTTTTCATCTATAATCTTGATACGGAAGTTTCGGAACATTTTACGTCCGAAAACTCTCCGTCATTTATGACAAGCAATTTTATTGTCAGTATGACGATGTCGGAGGACGGGGCTATATGGCTTGCATTCAATCGGAGTGGCATAGCGAGGCTTGAAAGTGAAGAAGCAAAGTGCCGGATAGTCAATATGGGATTGTCTGGCGACCTTATAAATTCGAATGAAATAAAAGTTCTGTCCAAACTTTGTGATGGCAGGATACTGGTGGCAAATGATGGTGGCAGGATATGTGCTTTAACCGACAGTACACAGCTTGCTAGTCTTGGTAAAGATTTTCCGGAAGGACTTGAATACCTGACTGCCGGAATTACTCCGGACAGTGTGACGTGGATAGGAACGCGCAACAATGGCTTGTTCTTGAACGGAATGTGTTATCGTCATGATGCATCCGACAGCCGTTCAATAGGTTCCGACCGGATTGTCACGGCAATCTATGACCATTGTAACCGTATTTGGGTGGGAGGTTCTGATAGCCTGTTCGATTTGGCTGTGCCGGTTGTCGGTGAAAAAGGAAGGGTTTCCTATACATTCCGTCATTTCTTCCAAGAAACCGGAAAGTTCGGTGTACGTTGTATGATGTCAGATTATTTAAATAATATATGGGTTGCTACGACTATAGGTGTCATTGTTTTCAATCCGGATTCGTTGGTGGTCAATCCACAAGCATATAAAGTATATTCCTTCGGTGGCAAATCCATGGGCGGTAATCGTGTAAACAGCCTTGTTGAGGACCGGCAGCATCGGGTTTGGATTGGTACGGCAAGCGAAGGTCTTTTCTATGCGGAAAATTCGGCGGAAGCGCATCTGAATGGTCCTGTTTTTTATCGCATTGAAAACAGCCAGCTTGTGAACAACAAGATTCAGGTGCTGGCATGTGACGGTCGCGATAATATATGGATTGGGACAGAAAATGGACTGTATTATTATCGGCGGGGTGGCGAGCCGGTCGCCTGTCTGCGATTTGAAACTCGTTATTTGCGGAACATTTATCAAAACAATTGTGCAGCTGAACTTAGCGGCGGACGTATGGCTTTCGGTACGTGTGACGGCATTGTCATTGTGAATGAAGAGAATATGCTCGTTCAGAATGATTGTGGCAGATTGGTTATAACCGATATCGAGGTAAACGGGAACACAATATATCCTGATTTGTCAAACGGTGAAGAAGGGGGCAGATGGAAACAGGTTTCCGACTTGAATCTGCGGAGTCATGAAACTTCTTTTTCGATTTATTTTTCAGACCTGTCTTATCGTCATACGACCCGCTACAGTTATATGCTCGAAGGTTATGACAATCAATGGTATGTCAGCGACAATCTGAATTTTGCATCTTACCGTAATCTTCCTTCGGGCAGCTATGTATTTAGGGTACGTGCCTCCACTCCTTCAGGAAAGGTTTCAGAGCGCATTGTCAGTATACATATTGCAGCCCCTTGGTATGCGGCTTGGTGGTTCCGGTTGCTGCTGTTTGTAATAGTCATGACCGTTTGCTGTGTCGTTTATTACAACCGGCAACGTGCCCTGGCTCTCCGGGAAAAGGCACAGGCCGAAAAAATGTCAACAGAATACCGGCTGAAATTCTTTACGAACATATCTCACGAGTTCCGTACCCCGCTTACGTTGATTCATGCCTCGATAGATAAATTGCTCAATAGTGGCAATATGCCTGAGTCATTGCTTCCTTCTGCTGCTATCATGCGCCGTAACGTAGAGAGGTTGCGTCGTCTGATTGACCAGTTAATGGAGTTCCGGCGAATGGAGAACAATTGTTTGGAATTGCGTTTGGAGAAGACGGATGCCATTCCTTTCTTGTATGCTATTTGGCAGGCGTTTTGCGATAAGGCGGAAAGCCGGGATATCCATTACGAGTTTATATGTTCTCTGACGCATTGTGATATGTATATCGATAAAGGATATGTTGATAAAATCGCGTACAATCTGTTAAGCAATGCTTTCAAATATACGCCTGTCGGAGGAAAGATTACGTTGGCTGTCAGGCTGGAGATGCAAAATCTGGTGGTGGAAGTGGCGGATAATGGCATTGGTGTGCCGCAGGAGAAGCGTGCTGATTTGTTCAAGCGTTTCAATCATTCCATGATGAATGGTGATTCGATGGGCATCGGGCTAAACCTTACCGCTGAACTTGTACAGACACATCATGGAACCCTGACATTCCATGATACTGAAAACCAGCCTTCGGGCGCGACATTTGTGCTGACTCTTCCTTTAGATAAATCGGTATATAAACCTGAAGAGTTCATGTATCAGTCGCCGCTTATTGATGGCAAAACCGCTGATGGTGATGTCCTTTCCAAACATCCGGTTGCCGTAAATGGCACATTCCTTAACGGCTATACTGTGCTGGTTGTAGAAGATGACCGTGATACTCAGGATTTTCTTGCGGCTGAATTAAGTGATTATTTCCATGTCCGTACAGCGAATGACGGAAAAGAAGCGGTCGCTATGCTTCATGACCAGTTGCCCGATTTGGTAGTAACAGATTGTGTGATGCCTAATCTTGATGGTATTGGCTTGCTGAGGCACATACGCCACAGTGCTTATAAGTATTTGCCGGTGATTATGCTGACCGCCGTTGATGGCATGGAAGGGCGTATTAAGGGCATATCATCGGGAGCGGACGTGTATATGGCGAAACCTTTTTCTACACGCGAATTGGTTGTTCAGTGCGTCAGCATCTTGCAAAGGCACGAACAGTTGAAGGTGAGCTATTCGCAGGTGGAAGTGGAGCAGAAAGTAAAAATGCCGGAACTTATCATCGAAGAGCGTGACCGTGAGTTTATGCTTAAGCTTGATGCGTATATAAAGGAGCATTTGAGCGAAACTGATTTGAATGTCGATCGTCTGGCGAAAGCCATGGGGTATGGGCGTACAAAGTTTTACCAGAGGGTAAATGCCCTTGCAGGCTGTTCGCCTAAGGAGTATATCCGGAAAATACGTATAGAACAAGCCGCCTTGTTGTTGCGTGACGATCATATTACGGTTGCTGAAGTGAGTTATAGGGTCGGATTCGGAACACCTCAATATCTGACTACGGTCTTTAAGTCTTATTACGGCGTCTCTCCGTTGCACTATAAGCAGCAGGGCAACCAAGCTGAATGA
- a CDS encoding mechanosensitive ion channel family protein gives MEHIDEEIARVLMEMGIDKSNLDWTTRVILILAILLVSYIVTKLFRHALIPAVRKLTAKTKAKWDDYLFNDDMLHSFSRMIPPIIFYLLLPFAFDGYPYVLTILLKACLIYLVVTTLMLVNAFLKSLYEISNEHETLRYRPLKGIYQMVSILAFCVGLILIISILIDQNAATILAGLGASAAVLMLIFKDSILGLVAGVQLSANDMLRPGDWVTMAKYGADGFVKEVSLTTVKVQNFDKTITTIPPYALVSDSFQNWRGMWETGGRRIKRSLNIDMTTIRFCTGDEMEAFAEKGWIGMPEEGAEPVVNLEVFRRYALEYLHAHPRIHQDMMIMVRQMQPTPEGLPLEFYCFTQTTEWLAYEGIQNEVFNHFIAVLPRFGLRVYQHPSGNDLARFLKETKKEA, from the coding sequence ATGGAACATATAGATGAAGAAATCGCCCGTGTCTTGATGGAAATGGGCATCGACAAGTCGAATCTGGACTGGACGACACGTGTGATATTGATATTGGCTATATTGCTGGTTTCGTACATCGTGACGAAGTTATTCCGTCATGCGCTGATTCCGGCGGTGCGCAAGCTGACGGCAAAGACGAAGGCGAAATGGGACGATTACCTGTTCAACGATGACATGCTGCACAGTTTCTCCCGGATGATTCCGCCTATCATCTTTTACCTGCTGCTGCCTTTCGCTTTCGATGGCTATCCCTACGTGCTTACCATCCTGTTGAAAGCATGCCTTATTTACCTGGTGGTCACAACGCTGATGCTGGTCAACGCATTCTTGAAGTCGCTTTATGAAATTTCGAACGAGCATGAAACCTTGCGTTACCGCCCGCTGAAAGGAATTTACCAGATGGTGAGCATTCTTGCTTTTTGTGTAGGCCTGATTCTGATAATCAGCATCCTCATCGACCAGAATGCCGCTACCATACTTGCCGGACTGGGTGCTTCGGCGGCAGTGCTGATGCTGATATTCAAAGACAGCATCCTCGGGCTGGTGGCTGGCGTACAGCTCTCGGCGAACGACATGCTGCGTCCGGGCGACTGGGTCACGATGGCGAAATACGGTGCCGACGGGTTTGTGAAAGAAGTGTCGCTCACCACGGTGAAGGTGCAGAACTTCGACAAGACCATCACCACCATTCCCCCGTATGCCTTGGTGAGCGATTCGTTCCAGAACTGGCGCGGGATGTGGGAGACGGGAGGAAGGCGCATCAAGCGTTCGCTCAATATCGATATGACCACCATCCGCTTCTGCACCGGTGATGAAATGGAGGCTTTTGCAGAAAAAGGGTGGATCGGCATGCCCGAAGAAGGGGCAGAACCGGTGGTGAACCTGGAAGTGTTCCGGAGATATGCGCTGGAATACCTGCATGCGCATCCCCGTATTCATCAGGATATGATGATTATGGTGCGCCAGATGCAGCCCACTCCCGAGGGGCTTCCGCTGGAGTTCTATTGTTTCACGCAGACAACGGAGTGGCTTGCCTATGAAGGCATTCAGAACGAGGTCTTCAATCATTTCATTGCCGTGCTGCCCCGGTTTGGCTTACGTGTGTACCAGCATCCGTCGGGAAACGATTTGGCACGGTTTCTTAAGGAAACTAAAAAAGAAGCATAA
- a CDS encoding TlpA family protein disulfide reductase, whose amino-acid sequence MTHIYYCILWGICLILAGCIRDDAAYGEAGIVTGDTLPEFQVELDNGSMLATSDLQGKVSVLVFFHTGCPDCQQELPVIQQLYDLYRANDSVAIYCISREEAAEEIEAYWQAHGLTLPYSAQESRSVYNLFSGQGIPRVYVSDKSLQVYSTYSDNPIAGLDELTEDVEALRMKNKE is encoded by the coding sequence ATGACACACATTTATTACTGCATTTTATGGGGAATCTGCCTCATCCTGGCCGGCTGTATCCGCGACGATGCGGCATACGGCGAGGCGGGCATTGTGACGGGCGACACGCTGCCTGAATTTCAGGTAGAATTGGACAACGGCTCCATGCTTGCCACTTCCGACCTTCAAGGCAAGGTGTCAGTACTGGTATTCTTCCATACCGGATGCCCTGATTGCCAACAGGAGCTTCCGGTCATCCAGCAACTGTACGACTTGTACCGGGCCAACGATTCAGTCGCCATCTATTGCATCAGCCGTGAAGAGGCGGCGGAGGAAATCGAAGCTTATTGGCAAGCCCATGGCCTGACCCTCCCCTATTCGGCGCAAGAAAGCCGGAGCGTGTACAACCTGTTTTCGGGGCAAGGCATCCCGCGGGTGTACGTATCCGACAAGAGCCTGCAAGTCTACAGCACGTATTCGGACAACCCGATAGCCGGACTGGATGAGCTTACGGAAGACGTGGAGGCATTAAGGATGAAAAACAAAGAATGA
- a CDS encoding electron transfer flavoprotein subunit beta/FixA family protein codes for MSLKIVVLAKQVPDTRCVGKDAMNADGTINRAALPAIFNPEDLNALEQALRLKDTHPGSTVTILTMGPGRAAEIIREGLYRGADNGYLLTDRAFAGADTLATSYALATAIRKIGEYDLIIGGRQAIDGDTAQVGPQVAEKLGLPQVTYVEEIEEVSGKAIRVKRHIDGGVETVEAPLPIVLTVNGSAAPCRPRNAKLVMKYKRALGGQEKAALTKDGAALPYADQYEKHPYLNITEWSVADVNGDTKQCGLSGSPTKVKKIENIIFQAKESKTLTGSDADVENLIVELLANHTIG; via the coding sequence ATGAGTTTGAAAATTGTAGTTTTGGCAAAACAAGTACCCGACACGCGTTGCGTAGGGAAAGATGCCATGAATGCCGACGGCACCATCAACCGTGCGGCGCTTCCGGCGATATTCAACCCGGAAGACCTGAATGCCCTTGAACAGGCACTCCGACTGAAAGACACGCATCCCGGTTCTACCGTCACCATCCTGACCATGGGGCCCGGACGTGCAGCCGAAATCATCCGCGAAGGCTTATACAGAGGAGCCGACAACGGATACTTATTGACCGACCGTGCTTTTGCCGGCGCCGACACGCTTGCCACTTCGTATGCCCTTGCCACTGCTATCCGCAAGATTGGCGAGTATGACCTTATCATCGGCGGACGGCAGGCCATCGACGGCGATACGGCGCAGGTAGGCCCGCAAGTGGCAGAGAAGTTAGGATTGCCGCAGGTCACTTACGTAGAAGAAATCGAAGAGGTAAGCGGCAAGGCTATCCGTGTGAAACGCCACATCGACGGAGGCGTGGAAACCGTGGAAGCCCCGCTCCCCATCGTATTGACCGTAAACGGAAGCGCGGCGCCCTGTCGCCCGCGTAACGCCAAACTGGTGATGAAATACAAACGCGCCTTAGGCGGACAGGAAAAAGCAGCCCTGACCAAAGACGGAGCAGCCCTTCCCTATGCAGACCAGTACGAGAAACATCCTTACCTGAACATCACCGAATGGAGCGTGGCAGACGTGAACGGCGACACGAAACAATGCGGCCTGTCGGGGTCTCCCACGAAGGTGAAGAAGATTGAGAACATCATCTTCCAGGCAAAGGAAAGCAAGACCCTGACGGGAAGCGACGCGGATGTAGAAAACCTGATTGTTGAACTGTTGGCTAACCATACTATCGGATAA
- a CDS encoding electron transfer flavoprotein subunit alpha/FixB family protein encodes MNNVFVYCEMDGTHVADVSLELLTKGRKLANELGCQLEAICAGSGLDSVEKQVLPYGADRVHVFDAPGLYPYTSLPHTSILVNLFKEEKPQICLMGATVIGRDLGPRVSSALTSGLTADCTQLEIGDHEDKKNGVTYKNLLYQIRPAFGGNIVATIVNPEHRPQMATVREGVMKKEILDENYQGEVIRHDVAKFVPETDYVVKVIDRHVEKAKHNLKGSPIVVAGGYGMGSKEGFDMLFELAKELHAEVGASRAAVDAGFCDHDRQIGQTGVTVHPKLYIACGISGQIQHIAGMQDAGIIISVNSDPNAPINTIADYVINGTVEEVIPKMIKYYKKNSK; translated from the coding sequence ATGAATAATGTATTTGTATATTGTGAGATGGACGGCACGCATGTTGCCGACGTCAGCCTCGAACTGTTAACGAAAGGCCGTAAACTGGCGAACGAATTAGGATGCCAACTGGAAGCCATCTGTGCGGGAAGCGGACTTGACAGTGTAGAAAAGCAAGTGCTCCCCTACGGCGCAGACCGTGTGCACGTATTCGATGCACCGGGATTGTACCCTTACACTTCCCTGCCCCATACCTCTATCTTGGTGAACCTTTTCAAAGAAGAAAAGCCTCAAATCTGCCTGATGGGCGCTACGGTCATCGGACGCGACTTGGGCCCGCGCGTATCTTCTGCCCTGACCAGCGGACTGACCGCCGACTGTACCCAGCTGGAGATAGGCGACCACGAAGACAAGAAGAATGGTGTCACCTATAAGAACCTGTTGTACCAAATCCGTCCGGCATTCGGAGGAAACATCGTTGCCACCATCGTCAACCCCGAACACCGTCCGCAGATGGCTACGGTGCGTGAGGGCGTGATGAAGAAAGAAATCCTCGACGAGAATTATCAGGGTGAAGTCATCCGCCACGATGTAGCGAAGTTCGTCCCCGAAACCGACTATGTGGTAAAGGTCATCGACCGCCACGTGGAAAAGGCGAAACACAACCTGAAAGGCTCGCCCATCGTTGTAGCCGGCGGTTACGGCATGGGAAGCAAGGAAGGCTTCGACATGCTTTTCGAGCTGGCTAAAGAACTGCACGCCGAAGTGGGCGCTAGCCGTGCAGCCGTAGACGCAGGTTTCTGCGACCACGACCGCCAGATAGGCCAGACCGGCGTAACGGTTCATCCGAAACTCTACATTGCCTGCGGCATCTCCGGACAAATCCAGCACATCGCCGGCATGCAGGACGCAGGCATCATCATCTCGGTGAACAGCGACCCGAACGCGCCAATCAACACAATTGCTGATTATGTGATTAACGGGACGGTGGAAGAGGTCATTCCGAAGATGATTAAGTATTATAAGAAAAATAGCAAATAA
- a CDS encoding energy transducer TonB, which translates to MRNIGIFGMLFFFALSAFSQDTIYLDKQKRWIDDKDKAHQYCIRKELGKNDIEVTFYNMGDTLLRVQHYAAFTKEPKGRILHGESVLYYANGQPSEIYHDQNGKRHGKYQRFYEDGQLKYECLFIEGKRERNVKMYYPNGALWRIEQFSKGRSMGGHVFDESGKEADFYPSERNGFPGGSVAMLKFIAKHLHYPKEAVREKAQGKVIIELKFDEEGHIKSYEILPQSIEHPLLRKEASRLVEEDMMPLKWERPVQFGEFRNSVKFPIVFRIRKS; encoded by the coding sequence ATGAGAAACATAGGTATATTCGGAATGCTTTTCTTCTTTGCCCTTTCCGCCTTTTCGCAAGACACCATCTATTTGGACAAACAAAAGAGATGGATTGATGATAAGGATAAAGCACATCAATACTGCATTCGGAAAGAACTTGGAAAGAACGACATCGAAGTGACCTTTTATAATATGGGAGACACCTTGCTACGCGTCCAGCATTATGCCGCTTTTACCAAAGAGCCCAAAGGGCGCATCTTGCACGGAGAATCTGTCCTGTATTATGCGAATGGCCAGCCTTCCGAAATATACCACGACCAGAACGGGAAAAGACACGGTAAATACCAGCGTTTCTATGAAGACGGACAACTGAAATACGAATGCCTGTTCATAGAAGGGAAACGAGAACGCAACGTAAAAATGTATTACCCCAATGGGGCACTTTGGCGCATCGAGCAATTCAGCAAAGGCCGTTCTATGGGCGGTCATGTTTTCGATGAATCCGGAAAAGAAGCGGACTTCTATCCTTCTGAACGGAACGGTTTTCCCGGAGGAAGTGTAGCGATGCTGAAATTCATTGCCAAGCATCTTCACTATCCCAAAGAAGCCGTACGGGAAAAAGCGCAAGGCAAGGTAATCATTGAATTAAAATTCGATGAAGAAGGGCATATCAAAAGCTATGAAATCCTTCCGCAAAGCATCGAGCATCCCTTGTTGCGTAAAGAAGCATCCCGTTTGGTCGAAGAAGATATGATGCCCCTGAAATGGGAACGTCCCGTACAATTCGGCGAGTTCCGCAACTCTGTCAAGTTTCCCATTGTATTCAGAATCAGAAAATCTTAA
- a CDS encoding acyl-CoA dehydrogenase family protein has translation MPNYYTEHPELRFHLNNPMMERICQLKERDYRDKDQYDYAPQDYADAMDSYDKVLEITGEITGEVIAANAEGVDLEGPHHANGRVEYASGTKQNLDAMVKAGLNGMTMPRRFGGLNFPITPYTMCAEIVAQADAGFGNIWSLQDCIETLYEFGNEDQHSRFIPRICAGETMSMDLTEPDAGSDLQSVMLKATYDEANQCWRLNGVKRFITNGDANLHLVLARSEEGTHDGRGLSMFIYDKNDGGVDVRRIENKLGIHGSPTCELVYKNAKAELCGDRKLGLIKYVMALMNGARLGIAAQSVGLSQAAYDEGLAYAKDRKQFGKAIIEFPAVYDMLATMKAKLDAGRALLYQTSRYVDIYKALDDIARERKLTPEERQEQKRYAKLADSFTPLAKGMNSEYANQNAYDCIQIHGGSGFMMEYACQRIYRDARITSIYEGTTQLQTVAAIRYVTNGSYAATLHEYEAIPCAPEYQGYMDRLKAMTGKLEACTTKVKEAQNQELLDFTSRRLYEMAALCVMSHLLLQDANKAPELFAKSLDVYVNYAEAEVEKHYSFIQNFQAEELENYRKA, from the coding sequence ATGCCAAACTATTATACCGAACATCCTGAATTGCGCTTCCATCTCAACAACCCGATGATGGAGCGTATCTGTCAGTTGAAAGAACGCGATTATAGAGACAAAGACCAGTATGACTACGCGCCGCAAGACTATGCCGACGCGATGGACTCATACGACAAAGTGTTGGAAATCACCGGAGAAATCACCGGAGAAGTGATTGCAGCCAATGCCGAAGGCGTAGACCTGGAAGGTCCGCACCATGCCAACGGACGTGTGGAATATGCTTCAGGAACGAAACAGAACCTTGACGCCATGGTGAAAGCCGGGCTGAACGGCATGACCATGCCACGCCGCTTCGGAGGACTGAACTTCCCGATTACCCCCTACACCATGTGCGCCGAAATCGTGGCACAAGCCGATGCGGGCTTCGGAAACATCTGGTCGTTGCAGGACTGTATCGAGACCCTCTACGAATTCGGGAACGAAGACCAGCACAGCCGTTTCATCCCGCGTATCTGCGCCGGCGAGACCATGTCGATGGACCTGACCGAACCGGATGCCGGAAGCGACCTGCAGAGCGTAATGCTGAAAGCCACTTACGATGAAGCCAACCAGTGCTGGCGCCTGAACGGCGTGAAGCGTTTCATTACGAACGGTGACGCCAACCTGCACTTGGTATTGGCACGCTCGGAAGAAGGCACACACGACGGACGCGGGCTCTCGATGTTCATCTACGACAAGAACGACGGAGGCGTGGACGTGCGCCGCATCGAAAACAAGCTCGGCATCCACGGCTCGCCCACCTGCGAACTAGTGTACAAGAACGCCAAGGCCGAACTTTGCGGCGACCGCAAGTTGGGACTTATCAAATACGTAATGGCGTTGATGAACGGTGCCCGCCTGGGTATCGCCGCCCAATCGGTAGGATTGAGTCAAGCCGCTTACGATGAAGGACTTGCCTACGCTAAAGACCGTAAGCAGTTCGGTAAGGCTATCATCGAATTCCCTGCCGTATACGATATGCTTGCCACGATGAAGGCGAAACTTGATGCCGGACGTGCCTTGCTTTACCAAACTTCACGCTATGTAGACATCTACAAAGCATTGGACGACATCGCCCGCGAGCGTAAGTTGACTCCCGAAGAACGCCAGGAGCAAAAACGTTACGCCAAACTGGCAGATAGCTTCACCCCGCTGGCAAAAGGTATGAACTCGGAATACGCCAACCAGAACGCTTACGACTGCATCCAGATACACGGAGGTTCGGGCTTTATGATGGAATATGCCTGCCAGCGCATCTACCGCGACGCACGTATCACCAGCATCTACGAAGGAACGACCCAGCTCCAGACCGTAGCCGCTATCCGTTACGTGACCAACGGTTCGTATGCCGCTACCTTGCACGAGTACGAAGCCATCCCTTGCGCACCCGAATACCAAGGCTATATGGACCGTCTGAAAGCAATGACCGGAAAACTGGAAGCTTGTACCACCAAGGTGAAAGAAGCGCAAAACCAAGAGCTGCTCGACTTCACCTCACGCCGCCTGTATGAAATGGCAGCCCTCTGCGTGATGAGCCACCTGCTCTTGCAAGACGCGAACAAGGCTCCCGAACTTTTCGCCAAATCACTCGACGTATATGTAAATTATGCCGAAGCCGAAGTGGAAAAGCACTATAGCTTTATCCAGAACTTCCAGGCAGAAGAATTGGAAAACTACCGGAAAGCCTAA